A window of Vigna unguiculata cultivar IT97K-499-35 chromosome 4, ASM411807v1, whole genome shotgun sequence contains these coding sequences:
- the LOC114182449 gene encoding nudix hydrolase 12, mitochondrial-like has protein sequence MSCLTARTGRQRQRYEDNMRLVSGCIPYRWKKGKVDKNEDTKEMIEVLMVSSPKRDDLVFPKGGWEDDETVTEAACREALEEAGVKGIVREIPLGRWEFRSKSSMDSCSQKGWCRGYMFSLEVTQELEAWAEQKDHNRQWVNIEEAFRLSRYEWMSKALEVFLIVMAEDRKLKNEENNVDSSSMSVLDVSTKCYKRTTSTQHHSISSRTNILSHSSQEIAIHLGY, from the exons ATGTCGTGTTTGACAGCGCGTACAGGACGACAACGACAGCGTTACGAAGACAACATGCGCCTCGTCTCCGG ATGTATTCCCTATAGATGGAAAAAGGGAAAAGTAGATAAAAATGAAGATACTAAGGAGATGATAGAAGTACTTATGGTTTCTTCACCAAAACGTGATGACCTTGTGTTTCCAAAG gGAGGATGGGAGGATGATGAAACTGTTACAGAAGCTGCTTGTCGTGAAGCCCTAGAGGAAGCAGGAGTTAAAGGGATTGTAAGA GAAATTCCCTTGGGAAGATGGGAGTTCAGAAGCAAAAGCAGCATGGATTCATGCAGCCAAAAAGGATGGTGCAGAGGGTACATGTTTTCCTTAGAGGTCACTCAAGAACTTGAGGCTTGGGCAGAGCAAAAAGACCATAATCGCCAATGG GTGAACATAGAAGAAGCATTCAGACTGAGCCGATATGAGTGGATGAGCAAGGCATTGGAAGTGTTTTTAATTGTTATGGCAGAAGACAGAAAGCTAAAGAATGAGGAAAACAATGTCGATTCCTCTTCAATGTCAGTGCTAGATGTGTCAACAAAATGCTATAAAAGAACCACTTCCACACAACATCATAGTATATCATCAAGAACCAATATCCTGTCCCATTCTTCCCAGGAGATAGCTATTCACTTAGGTTATTGA